The following coding sequences are from one Novipirellula galeiformis window:
- a CDS encoding GspE/PulE family protein, whose amino-acid sequence MIANTVALHPQLDSTQLRQLADTLRDGDPLETLVDRWSFNNRQELLAVSASSLGLEWLDTDEGDLPADAMEGFPMKLIHRHEVFPLERGPGWIKLAISNPFDFAAVDSVASALEVEVRPVVATAETVQRLIKRNLGVGSETIDGLIALQRQAGDVEMLEELDADSLEDAEEAQQASVVRLVNEILSEAIEVRASDIHVESQEAGLKLRYRIDGVLQKQPTPPEMNQFRAAIISRLKIMAKMNIAEKRIPQDGRIKLRVAGREVDVRVSIIPMLHGEGVVMRVLDKSNLSFSLKGVGMPDSVYEKFQKLIRLPHGIVLVTGPTGSGKTTTLYSALSEIKSEDNKIVTTEDPIEYQLDGINQIQVHTKVGLTFAACLRAILRHDPDVVLIGEIRDLETAENATQASLTGHMVFSTLHTNDSAGAFMRLNDMGVEPFLVANTVEGVLAQRLVRVLCDDCKEPYRPDVDELPDDFPAEARLDPRLLMYRPGGCENCRRTGYRGRMGIYELLVTNEEVRQLASQGASSDLIKKAAMQSGMETLRMDGWNKALAGVTTIDEVLRVTKAD is encoded by the coding sequence ATGATTGCTAATACTGTTGCGCTACATCCTCAGCTGGATTCGACCCAATTACGACAACTCGCCGACACATTGCGTGATGGCGATCCGTTGGAAACGCTAGTCGATCGATGGTCGTTCAATAACCGCCAAGAGTTATTGGCGGTCAGTGCAAGTTCCTTGGGTCTTGAGTGGCTCGATACGGACGAGGGCGATTTGCCTGCCGACGCCATGGAAGGGTTCCCGATGAAGTTGATTCATCGGCACGAGGTATTTCCGCTCGAGCGCGGCCCGGGCTGGATCAAATTAGCCATTAGCAATCCCTTTGACTTTGCCGCGGTCGATTCGGTCGCTTCGGCTCTGGAGGTCGAAGTGCGTCCCGTGGTGGCAACCGCCGAGACGGTCCAACGGCTGATCAAACGTAATCTGGGTGTCGGTTCAGAGACAATCGATGGCTTGATCGCGCTCCAACGTCAGGCGGGTGACGTCGAGATGCTCGAGGAGCTCGATGCGGATAGTTTGGAGGATGCCGAGGAAGCCCAGCAAGCATCCGTGGTGCGGTTGGTCAACGAAATTCTCAGCGAAGCGATTGAGGTGCGGGCCAGCGATATTCACGTGGAGTCCCAAGAGGCGGGATTAAAGCTTCGCTATCGCATCGACGGCGTGTTGCAAAAACAACCGACTCCACCGGAAATGAACCAGTTCCGCGCCGCCATCATCAGCCGCCTCAAAATCATGGCGAAGATGAACATTGCGGAGAAACGGATTCCTCAGGACGGTCGCATCAAGTTGCGGGTCGCCGGTCGCGAAGTCGATGTCCGTGTTTCGATCATCCCGATGCTACATGGCGAAGGGGTGGTGATGCGTGTGTTGGACAAATCGAATTTGAGTTTCTCGCTCAAGGGCGTCGGGATGCCCGACTCGGTGTACGAGAAGTTCCAGAAACTGATTCGGCTACCTCACGGCATCGTCTTGGTCACCGGGCCGACCGGTTCGGGAAAAACGACGACGCTCTACAGCGCGCTGAGCGAAATCAAATCCGAGGACAACAAAATTGTCACCACCGAAGATCCGATCGAGTACCAACTTGACGGGATCAACCAAATTCAAGTGCACACCAAGGTGGGATTGACCTTCGCCGCGTGTCTGCGGGCGATTTTGCGGCATGACCCCGACGTGGTTTTGATCGGTGAAATTCGCGATTTGGAAACCGCCGAAAACGCGACCCAAGCTTCGTTGACTGGACACATGGTGTTTAGCACCTTGCATACGAACGATTCAGCCGGCGCGTTCATGCGGCTGAACGACATGGGCGTCGAACCATTCCTGGTAGCCAATACGGTCGAAGGTGTTTTGGCTCAGCGGTTGGTCCGCGTGCTATGCGATGATTGCAAAGAACCGTATCGTCCCGACGTCGACGAATTGCCCGACGACTTTCCCGCCGAGGCGAGACTCGATCCGCGGCTACTAATGTACCGACCGGGCGGTTGCGAGAATTGCCGACGGACCGGCTATCGTGGTCGGATGGGCATCTATGAATTGTTGGTCACGAACGAAGAGGTGCGGCAACTGGCCTCGCAGGGCGCGAGCTCGGACTTGATCAAAAAAGCAGCCATGCAAAGCGGCATGGAAACATTGCGCATGGATGGTTGGAACAAGGCCCTTGCCGGCGTGACCACCATCGACGAAGTCCTCCGCGTTACGAAAGCGGATTAA